In Juglans regia cultivar Chandler chromosome 13, Walnut 2.0, whole genome shotgun sequence, the following proteins share a genomic window:
- the LOC108981152 gene encoding E3 ubiquitin-protein ligase AIRP2-like isoform X2, with translation MKLVYNHLAPLFLFLLQWMDCSCTCLLPRYLNLFHILVYKVYADGRPNISTHGRKAKIRDFYAVILPSLRRLHGSLEELKVTKEGNLGIETSGKKRVEGDGRLANVDLEREDECGICLEPCTKMVLPNCCHAMCIKCYRNWNTKSESCPFCRGNLKRVKSEDLWVLTCGDDVVDAEMVSREDLLRFYLYINSLPKDYPDALFVVYYEYLI, from the exons ATGAAATTGGTGTATAATCACTTGGCTCCCCTCTTTCTGTTTTTGCTACAGTGGATGGATTGTTCTTGCACATGTCTACTACCCAGATATCTAAATCTGTTCCACATACTTGTATACAAG GTTTATGCAGATGGTAGACCAAATATATCAACGCATGGAAGGAAGGCGAAAATTAGAGACTTTTATG CTGTTATATTGCCATCCCTTCGAAGGCTCCATGGTAGCTTGGAGGAGTTGAAAGTTACCAAAGAAGGGAATCTTGGCATTGAAACTTCTGGCAAAAAGAGGGTGGAAGGAGATGGAAGACTTGCCAATGTCGATTTGGAGAGAGAAGACGAATGTGGGATTTGCTTGGAGCCTTGCACCAAAATGGTCCTGCCTAATTGCTGCCATGCAATGTGCATCAAATGTTATCGCAATTG GAACACAAAATCAGAGTCCTGCCCTTTTTGTCGGGGTAACCTAAAGAGAGTCAAATCAGAAGACTTATGGGTGCTCACATGTGGTGACGATGTTGTTGATGCCGAAATGGTTTCCAGGGAGGACCTGTTGCGTTTCTACCTTTACATCAACAGCCTGCCAAAAGATTATCCAGATGCCCTTTTTGTAGTTTATTATGAATATCTGATTTGa
- the LOC108981152 gene encoding E3 ubiquitin-protein ligase AIRP2-like isoform X1: MEMMYYQLAGSSYQDSLKVLEADIQHANSLAAAIPRAKGGAHLQMKLVYNHLAPLFLFLLQWMDCSCTCLLPRYLNLFHILVYKVYADGRPNISTHGRKAKIRDFYAVILPSLRRLHGSLEELKVTKEGNLGIETSGKKRVEGDGRLANVDLEREDECGICLEPCTKMVLPNCCHAMCIKCYRNWNTKSESCPFCRGNLKRVKSEDLWVLTCGDDVVDAEMVSREDLLRFYLYINSLPKDYPDALFVVYYEYLI; this comes from the exons ATGGAGATGATGTATTATCAGCTTGCTGGGTCGTCTTACCAGGACTCGCTGAAAGTCTTGGAGGCTGATATACAGCATGCTAATTCTTT GGCTGCTGCAATACCAAGAGCCAAGGGTGGTGCGCATCTTCAAATGAAATTGGTGTATAATCACTTGGCTCCCCTCTTTCTGTTTTTGCTACAGTGGATGGATTGTTCTTGCACATGTCTACTACCCAGATATCTAAATCTGTTCCACATACTTGTATACAAG GTTTATGCAGATGGTAGACCAAATATATCAACGCATGGAAGGAAGGCGAAAATTAGAGACTTTTATG CTGTTATATTGCCATCCCTTCGAAGGCTCCATGGTAGCTTGGAGGAGTTGAAAGTTACCAAAGAAGGGAATCTTGGCATTGAAACTTCTGGCAAAAAGAGGGTGGAAGGAGATGGAAGACTTGCCAATGTCGATTTGGAGAGAGAAGACGAATGTGGGATTTGCTTGGAGCCTTGCACCAAAATGGTCCTGCCTAATTGCTGCCATGCAATGTGCATCAAATGTTATCGCAATTG GAACACAAAATCAGAGTCCTGCCCTTTTTGTCGGGGTAACCTAAAGAGAGTCAAATCAGAAGACTTATGGGTGCTCACATGTGGTGACGATGTTGTTGATGCCGAAATGGTTTCCAGGGAGGACCTGTTGCGTTTCTACCTTTACATCAACAGCCTGCCAAAAGATTATCCAGATGCCCTTTTTGTAGTTTATTATGAATATCTGATTTGa